In Vigna angularis cultivar LongXiaoDou No.4 chromosome 8, ASM1680809v1, whole genome shotgun sequence, one DNA window encodes the following:
- the LOC108344488 gene encoding protein trichome birefringence-like 19, whose protein sequence is MKFLHMELECGNRTKKQTVSNISKVVCIMFLIFTVTTALLKINKFKVAIGDLKEPESLPSTSLKKCDIFSGEWVPNPEAPYYTNTTCWAIHEHQNCMKHGRPDSEFMKWRWKPNECELPIFNPFQFLEIMRGKSMALVGDSLARNHMQSMICLLSRVEWPIDVSNTKVFSFKQWKYSNYNFTMANYWTPHLVRAKKVDSNSALFNVYIDEFDETWTTHVKDFDYVIINGGQWFLGPLVFYEKQRVVGCQHCDLDNMTHSNLYYGYRKVYNTTFKSIISLENFKGTIFLRTFSPSHFENGLWNKGGNCMRTKPFRSNETKLEGYDLELHKIQLDEFRIAKKEGIKKGLKFMLLDTTQAMLLRPDGHPNRYGYWPNENMTLYNDCVHWCLPGPIDTWSDFLLEMLKMESVTSISKNMIHS, encoded by the exons atGAAGTTCCTACATATGGAGCTTGAATGTGGGAACAGAACCAAAAAACAAACAGTATCAAACATAAGTAAAGTAGTATGCATAATGTTTCTGATATTTACTGTGACCACAGCACTGTTGAAGATCAATAAATTTAAGGTTGCAATTGGTGATTTGAAGGAGCCAGAAAGCTTGCCCTCAACATCTCTGAAGAAGTGTGACATTTTCAGTGGGGAATGGGTGCCAAATCCTGAAGCACCATACTACACAAACACAACATGTTGGGCAATTCATGAACACCAAAACTGCATGAAACATGGGAGACCAGATTCTGAGTTCATGAAGTGGAGATGGAAACCAAATGAGTGTGAACTTCCCATCTTCAACCCCTTTCAGTTCCTGGAAATTATGAGGGGAAAATCTATGGCTCTTGTTGGAGACTCCTTAGCCAGAAATCATATGCAGTCTATGATTTGCCTCCTTTCAAGG GTGGAGTGGCCCATAGATGTTTCCAACACGAAAGTGTTTTCCTTCAAGCAATGGAAGTACTCAAATTACAACTTCACCATGGCTAATTATTGGACACCCCATCTAGTTAGGGCTAAAAAAGTGGATTCAAATAGTGCTCTCTTCAATGTTTACATTGATGAGTTTGATGAAACATGGACAACCCACGTTAAAGATTTTGACTATGTTATTATCAATGGAGGACAATGGTTTTTGGGACCCCTTGTGTTCTATGAGAAACAAAGAGTTGTTGGATGTCAACATTGTGACCTAGATAATATGACTCACTCAAACTTGTACTATGGCTATAGAAAGGTTTATAACACAACATTTAAATCCATCATTAGTTTAGAAAACTTCAAGGGTACCATATTTCTTAGAACATTTTCACCATCTCATTTTGAAAATGGATTGTGGAATAAAGGTGGAAATTGTATGAGAACTAAGCCATTTAGGAGTAATGAAACAAAGTTAGAGGGTTATGATTTAGAGTTACATAAGATTCAATTAGATGAGTTCAGAATTGCCAAGAAAGAAGGAATAAAGAAAGGGTTGAAGTTCATGTTACTTGACACCACACAAGCAATGTTATTGAGACCAGATGGTCACCCCAATAGATATGGCTATTGGCCAAATGAGAATATGACACTATATAATGATTGTGTCCATTGGTGCTTGCCTGGTCCAATAGACACATGGagtgattttttattagaaatgtTGAAAATGGAAAGTGTAACGTCTATAAGTAAAAATATGATTCATTCATAg